In Hemicordylus capensis ecotype Gifberg chromosome 3, rHemCap1.1.pri, whole genome shotgun sequence, one DNA window encodes the following:
- the CMTR2 gene encoding cap-specific mRNA (nucleoside-2'-O-)-methyltransferase 2, with protein MCQKAVNRNHCNTSDRVCLGLKMNKQKAACAEQTTAFDQFSPGIIAEIEKLFEKKFLYTKPPNNEWQLPDPSHAFTCDHKEFGALVALKDSLNEVKNLLSDKKLGEWHQHTSFTNKAGKIIAHLKKTANAELCTQAWCKFHEILCSFPLLPSDALQNGELNSIHLCEAPGAFITSLNHYLKSHRIPCDWNWVANTLNPYHEANNTLMMIMDDRLIANTLPWWYFGPDNTGDIMTLKHLTGLQHFISNMASVHLVTADGSFDCQGNPGEQEALVSALHYCEAVTALMTLGLGGSFVLKMFTLFEHCSVNLLYLLNCSFEEVHVVKPATSKAGNSEVYVVCLRYQGREAIHSLLSKMMQNFGTEVVEKALFPQHLIPASFLKVHEDCCSFFYRHQTETISENLRLFQYMGEVEQARLSIFRDCAVEFFLKRFQMKSIARSNWLVKRPHAGCSMNSKWCGQRNKYFCTYNERKLLESLSWEEKVAKGCLNQWAEEHSLNTVGKSCILEGRSCDLECRLWYILEGQRLPGVKCSPFCDGEALKSLNEALEKSIVGKVSIGSLARLIQQECPSCHIFTESSILSQLSDLMECCKGFPNDGCTKQTKCLVVGLPSFCGAGLQSGLEVKPLETTLLLTFTCSLLHDGEPKYQQELLECLLRSFSQLQLGDALVLPVLSCLTRFTAGLVFILHSCFQRISFACPTATQPLETSAVLLCAGYQGLPDPVFQYLQQLNKLMGTLLDSDSPQQVLQFVPMENLLKGLLLEFLWDLNTAIAKRQLHLIIQVEQQQIT; from the exons ATGTGCCAAAAGGCTGTGAACAGAAATCACTGCAATACCTCTGACAG AGTTTGCCTCGGTCTGAAAATGAACAAACAGAAGGCAGCTTGCGCTGAGCAAACCACAGCCTTTGACCAGTTCAGTCCTGGTATCATCGCTGAAATTGAGAAGCTGTTTGAGAAGAAATTCTTGTACACCAAACCGCCCAATAATGAATGGCAGCTCCCAGATCCCAGCCATGCTTTTACCTGCGACCACAAGGAGTTTGGTGCCCTCGTTGCCCTAAAGGATTCATTGAACGAAGTCAAGAACCTGCTGAGTGATAAGAAACTGGGTGAATGGCATCAACACACATCCTTCACTAACAAAGCAGGGAAAATCATTGCTCATCTTAAGAAAACTGCAAATGCTGAGTTGTGCACTCAGGCTTGGTGCAAATTCCATGAGATCCTGTGCAGCTTCCCTCTTCTCCCAAGCGACGCTCTCCAAAATGGAGAGCTCAACTCCATCCACCTATGCGAAGCTCCTGGAGCCTTTATCACCAGCCTCAACCACTACCTAAAGTCTCACCGTATCCCTTGCGATTGGAATTGGGTAGCCAATACCTTGAACCCATATCATGAAGCCAACAATACCCTCATGATGATAATGGATGACAGGCTTATTGCCAACACCTTGCCCTGGTGGTACTTTGGCCCTGACAACACGGGGGACATCATGACACTGAAACATCTCACGGGGCTGCAGCACTTCATAAGCAACATGGCCAGCGTTCACCTGGTCACCGCGGATGGGAGTTTTGATTGCCAGGGAAATCCAGGCGAACAAGAAGCACTTGTTTCCGCCTTACACTACTGTGAAGCTGTCACTGCCTTAATGACCCTGGGACTTGGGGGCTCCTTTGTTCTGAAGATGTTTACTTTGTTTGAACACTGCTCTGTGAACTTGCTGTATCTGCTGAACTGTTCTTTTGAGGAGGTTCATGTTGTTAAACCAGCCACTAGTAAAGCTGGGAACTCTGAAGTATACGTGGTTTGCCTCCGCTATCAGGGCAGAGAGGCCATCCACTCACTCTTGTCCAAGATGATGCAGAACTTTGGGACAGAAGTGGTCGAGAAGGccctctttccccagcatttaATTCCAGCATCTTTCCTGAAAGTCCATGAAGATTGCTGTTCCTTCTTTTACAGGCACCAAACAGAGACCATTTCTGAGAATCTCAGACTCTTTCAGTATATGGGCGAGGTGGAGCAGGCAAGGCTCAGCATTTTCCGGGACTGTGCTGTGGAGTTCTTCCTGAAGAGGTTCCAGATGAAATCGATTGCTCGAAGTAACTGGCTGGTGAAGAGGCCCCATGCTGGCTGCAGCATGAACTCCAAATGGTGTGGGCAGAGGAACAAATATTTTTGCACGTACAACGAAAGGAAACTGCTGGAATCTCTGTCCTGGGAAGAAAAAGTGGCAAAGGGTTGTCTGAACCAGTGGGCCGAAGAGCACTCCCTCAACACTGTTGGGAAAAGCtgcattttggaagggaggtctTGTGATCTGGAGTGCCGCTTATGGTATATCTTGGAGGGGCAAAGGTTGCCAGGAGTGAAATGTTCACCCTTCTGTGATGGTGAGGCCTTGAAGAGCCTCAACGAGGCTCTTGAAAAGTCCATAGTCGGAAAAGTGAGCATTGGCTCCCTTGCAAGACTGATACAGCAagagtgcccatcttgccacATCTTTACAGAATCGTCCATACTCTCCCAATTGTCTGATCTTATGGAGTGTTGTAAAGGGTTTCCCAACGATGGTTGcaccaaacaaacaaagtgcCTGGTTGTTGGCTTGCCATCATTTTGTGGTGCCGGACTCCAGTCTGGCTTGGAGGTGAAGCCCCTGGAGACAACATTGCTCTTGACTTTCACCTGTTCTTTACTTCACGATGGAGAACCAAAATATCAACAAGAACTCCTGGAATGCCTCTTGCGCTCATTTTCTCAGCTTCAGCTGGGGGACGCTTTGGTTCTGCCTGTGCTCTCATGCCTTACCCGCTTCACGGCTGGCTTAGTCTTCATACTGCACAGCTGTTTCCAGCGCATCTCGTTTGCTTGCCCCACAGCAACCCAGCCTCTGGAGACCAGTGCTGTCCTGCTGTGTGCTGGATATCAAGGGCTTCCGGACCCAGTTTTCCAGTACCTGCAACAACTGAACAAGCTCATGGGCACTTTGCTTGATTCGGACTCTCCACAGCAGGTCTTGCAATTTGTGCCGATGGAGAACCTTTTGAAGGGGCTGCTGTTGGAGTTCCTATGGGACCTAAACACTGCAATTGCAAAAAGACAGTTGCATTTGATTATCCAAGTTGAGCAGCAGCAAATcacataa